Proteins from a genomic interval of Arvicola amphibius chromosome 14, mArvAmp1.2, whole genome shotgun sequence:
- the Tshb gene encoding thyrotropin subunit beta: MSAIVLLSVLFVLAFGQAASFCIPTEYTMYVDRRECAYCLAINTTICAGYCMTRDINGKLFLSKYALSQDVCTYRDFIYRTVEIPGCPRHVAPYFSYPVAISCRCGKCDTDYSDCTHEAVKTNYCTKPQTFYLEGFSV; this comes from the exons ATGAGTGCTATCGTCCTGCTTTCCGTGCTTTTTGTTCTTGCATTTGGGCAAGCAGCATCTTTTTGTATTCCAACTGAATATACAATGTACGTGGATAGGAGAGAGTGTGCCTATTGCCTGGCCATCAACACCACCATCTGTGCCGGGTATTGTATGACAAGG GACATCAACGGCAAGCTGTTTCTTTCCAAATATGCGCTCTCCCAGGATGTTTGTACATACAGAGACTTCATCTACAGAACTGTGGAGATACCAGGATGCCCACGCCATGTTGCTCCTTATTTCTCCTACCCTGTTGCCATAAGCTGCCGGTGTGGCAAGTGTGACACTGACTACAGTGACTGTACACACGAGGCTGTCAAGACCAATTACTGCACCAAGCCACAGACGTTCTATCTGGAGGGATTTTCTGTCTAA